Proteins encoded together in one Camelina sativa cultivar DH55 chromosome 9, Cs, whole genome shotgun sequence window:
- the LOC104713795 gene encoding uncharacterized protein LOC104713795, translating to MEGTQKVSLYEQCREDRIKENLQRMQNLGILNLSRKLRSENRPINRRSHGNPNAALRSTPPLQPSRRSSRLENTTPVIYTDGINEKGKKATKRGNVVIGEGVRSEIYTEEHEKLLGNTERSWTCFVDGYDKDGKRIYDPFKGKTCHQCRQKTMGYRTQCSECNMVQGQLCGDCLFMRYGEHVLEALENANWTCPVCRDICNCSLCRNNKGWVPTGPIYRRIAALGYKSVAHYLIQTKRYQTDDSTPNQASAKRSLSFKEKIADDGEVPKLQIDDDSLEKEEDENTNENQNCDLLEEVQNLAEIEDQNGDSLKKEEDENPNSARRSLSFKPYADNQTPWVDVQVLSCLEPPNQDHSCAHTGDDLSEVQEKIGQNSNLEARPVSYLLPVDDQTPWVDVQVLSSLEPLKQDKQEHSCAHTGDDLSEVQEKIGQNSNLEARPVSYLLPEDDQTSWVDVQVLSCREPLKQDKQEHSCAHTGDDLSEVQEKIGQNSNLEARPVSYLLPEDDQTSWVDVQVLSCREPLKQDKQEHSCAHTGDDLSEVQEKIGKNSNLEARPVSYLLPVDDQTPWVDVQVLSYLETPTQDKQEHSCARIGDTLPEVQERIGQDLNLETRPRESQTPVVKAHNKVLSDETETGVNSVRTRVTSSKRKAALEPNQNSIGGRLRQRRKIQSEV from the exons ATGGAAGGAACCCAAAAGGTGTCTCTTTACGAACAATGCAGAGAAGATAGGATCAAAGAGAATCTTCAGAGGATGCAAAATCTTGGCATCTTGAATCTCTCTCGCAAACTCAGATCCGAGAACCGACCCATCAATAGAAGATCTCACGGTAACCCTAATGCCGCTCTGAGATCGACTCCTCCTCTTCAGCCATCTCGCAGATCTTCTCG ATTGGAGAACACAACTCCAGTTATCTACACTGATGGGATCAATGAGAAGGGTAAAAAAGCAACTAAACGAGGGAATGTGGTGATTGGTGAAGGGGTAAGGTCAGAGATTTACACTGAGGAACATGAGAAGCTTCTTGGGAATACAGAACGAAGCTGGacttgttttgttgatggctATGATAAGGATGGCAAACGGATTTATGATCCGTTTAAGGGTAAAACTTGTCACCAGTGCAg GCAGAAAACGATGGGATATCGTACACAGTGCAGTGAATGCAACATGGTTCAAGGACAATTATGTGGAGATTGTTTGTTTATGAG ATATGGTGAACATGTGCTGGAAGCTCTGGAGAATGCAAACTGGACCTGCCCTGTTTGTCGCGATATTTGCAATTGCAGTTTGTGTCGGAATAACAAAGGATGGGTTCCAACTGGCCCTATCTACAGAAGG ATAGCTGCGCTTGGGTATAAGTCTGTAGCACATTATCTGATTCAAACCAAACGGTACCAAACTGATGACTCAACCCCAAATCAAGCTTCTGCAAAGAGATCACTTTCCTTTAAAGAAAAGATTGCTGATGATGGAGAAGTACCAAAGCTTCAGATTGATGATGATTCCTtggagaaagaggaagatgaaaacactaatgaaaatcaaaactgtGATCTCCTTGAAGAAGTACAAAATCTTGCGGAGATCGAAGATCAGAATGGTGATTCCTTGAAGAAAGAGGAGGATGAGAATCCCAATTCAGCTAGAAGGTCACTGAGCTTCAAGCCTTATGCGGATAATCAGACTCCATGGGTTGATGTTCAGGTCTTAAGTTGTCTTGAGCCACCAAATCAAGATCATTCATGTGCTCACACTGGTGATGATCTTTCAGAAGTTCAGGAAAAGATAGGTCAAAACTCGaatttggaggcgagaccagttaGCTACTTGCTTCCTGTGGATGACCAGACTCCATGGGTTGATGTTCAGGTCTTAAGTTCTCTTGAGCCACTAAAGCAGGATAAACAAGAACATTCATGTGCCCACACTGGTGATGATCTTTCAGAAGTTCAGGAAAAGATAGGACAAAACTCGaatttggaggcgagaccagttaGCTACTTGCTTCCTGAGGATGATCAGACTTCATGGGTTGATGTTCAGGTCTTAAGTTGTCGTGAGCCACTAAAGCAGGATAAACAAGAACATTCATGTGCCCACACTGGTGATGATCTTTCAGAAGTTCAGGAAAAGATAGGACAAAACTCGaatttggaggcgagaccagttaGCTACTTGCTTCCTGAGGATGATCAGACTTCATGGGTTGATGTTCAGGTCTTAAGTTGTCGTGAGCCACTAAAGCAGGATAAACAAGAACATTCATGTGCCCACACTGGTGATGATCTTTCAGAAGTTCAGGAAAAGATAGGAAAAAACTCGaatttggaggcgagaccagttaGCTACTTGCTTCCTGTGGATGATCAGACTCCATGGGTTGATGTTCAGGTCCTGAGTTATCTTGAGACGCCAACACAGGATAAACAAGAACATTCATGTGCCCGCATTGGTGATACTCTTCCAGAAGTTCAAGAGAGGATAGGACAAGACCTTAATTTGGAGACAAGACCTAGGGAAAGTCAGACGCCTGTAGTCAAAGCTCATAACAAGGTCCTAAGCGATGAGACAGAGACCGGGGTTAACTCAGTGAGGACTCGAGTAACGAGTAGTAAGAGGAAGGCGGCTCTTGAACCTAATCAAAATAGCATTGGTGGAAGACTAAGGCAGCGCCGAAAAATCCAAAGTGAGGTTTAG